One region of Terricaulis silvestris genomic DNA includes:
- a CDS encoding alpha/beta hydrolase-fold protein, whose product MSVHRDDQPALGQNSLRQPNVPEGEWLEFSLGSSRFYPGSLRRVEVYIPAQYRAEHPACVMIMFDGIGFEAPVVVDNLIHRGEMPVTVVIGIRHGTTPAPLENAGRHDRSLGYDTLNGDMARFILEEVLPEVERRRTVAGLPIVLSRDPNDRAAVGGSSGGIAAFTLAWERPDAFRRVFSAVGSFVDLRGGDVYPSLIRKTEPKPIRVFLQDGTNDNLDTLLGEMGQWHLSNVMMLSALEFAGYDVAHVWGDGGHSGRHATNIFPEVMRFLWRDYPMPIEARPSRNVALGEILAPDEAWEMVQGDYGAAVALAVAPSGDLAMSDGASIWRVSQTDLRREPMSARGGHALAYGSDSRLSVASAGGLTRYDVSGSPREDLARIAATRFVVTAEGDAYALEPRTRDHSGRLWLLRASGVRVLLDDELDDPSAIAISPDGFWLAVAQRHSPWGYNYAITPDGGVAHRMRFYLFDIGGDGENASVTDMAMDRFGYLYAATRLGVQVLDRNGRTRAIIPAPGGVVRALSFADADFGSLYVAGGDGRLYRRRMRTRGAPAWHEAIELPENPWW is encoded by the coding sequence ATCGTGATGATCAACCTGCGCTCGGCCAAAACTCCCTCCGCCAGCCCAACGTCCCCGAAGGCGAGTGGTTGGAGTTCAGCCTCGGTTCGTCGCGGTTTTATCCAGGTTCGCTCAGGCGCGTGGAAGTCTACATTCCGGCGCAATATCGGGCAGAGCACCCGGCCTGCGTGATGATCATGTTCGACGGGATCGGCTTTGAAGCGCCCGTAGTGGTCGACAATCTGATTCATCGCGGCGAGATGCCGGTGACCGTTGTGATCGGCATCAGACACGGAACCACGCCTGCGCCGCTCGAAAACGCCGGCCGCCATGATCGCAGTCTCGGCTACGACACCTTGAACGGCGATATGGCTCGGTTCATCCTTGAGGAAGTGTTGCCAGAAGTCGAACGGCGCCGCACGGTCGCAGGCTTGCCCATCGTACTTTCGCGAGACCCAAACGACCGCGCGGCAGTTGGCGGAAGCTCCGGCGGCATCGCGGCGTTCACTTTGGCCTGGGAGCGCCCAGACGCGTTTCGACGGGTCTTCTCAGCGGTCGGAAGTTTCGTGGATCTCCGCGGCGGCGACGTGTATCCCTCGCTGATCCGGAAGACAGAGCCGAAGCCGATCCGCGTATTCTTGCAGGACGGGACGAATGACAATCTGGATACGCTCCTAGGAGAGATGGGGCAGTGGCATCTAAGCAATGTCATGATGCTGAGCGCCCTGGAATTCGCCGGCTATGACGTCGCCCACGTCTGGGGTGACGGTGGGCATAGCGGCCGTCACGCCACCAACATCTTCCCGGAAGTCATGCGCTTCCTGTGGCGCGATTACCCGATGCCAATAGAAGCTCGACCTTCGCGCAATGTCGCGTTGGGAGAGATATTGGCGCCTGATGAAGCCTGGGAAATGGTCCAAGGAGACTATGGCGCTGCCGTCGCGCTTGCCGTGGCGCCCTCTGGCGATCTGGCGATGAGTGACGGAGCGAGTATTTGGCGCGTAAGTCAAACAGATCTGCGGCGCGAACCAATGTCCGCGCGGGGGGGCCATGCATTGGCGTATGGGTCGGATTCACGTTTGAGCGTAGCATCGGCGGGCGGCCTAACGCGCTACGATGTCAGCGGTAGCCCCCGTGAAGATCTAGCGCGGATTGCCGCAACGCGGTTCGTCGTCACCGCGGAAGGCGATGCTTATGCTCTTGAACCACGGACTCGCGACCATAGCGGAAGGCTCTGGCTACTGCGCGCCAGCGGCGTGCGCGTCTTGCTTGATGATGAACTAGATGATCCTTCGGCCATTGCGATATCACCTGACGGGTTTTGGCTTGCAGTGGCCCAGCGGCATTCACCCTGGGGCTATAATTATGCGATCACGCCGGACGGCGGCGTAGCACACCGAATGCGGTTTTATTTGTTCGACATCGGCGGCGATGGCGAGAACGCCAGCGTGACTGATATGGCGATGGATCGCTTCGGTTATCTCTATGCGGCGACGCGACTGGGTGTCCAAGTGCTTGATCGCAATGGGCGAACGCGGGCCATAATTCCAGCACCGGGTGGAGTAGTGCGTGCGCTTTCATTTGCGGACGCGGATTTTGGTTCACTCTATGTCGCAGGTGGCGATGGGCGCCTCTATCGTCGACGCATGCGAACTCGCGGTGCGCCCGCATGGCACGAAGCGATCGAGCTTCCCGAGAACCCTTGGTGGTGA